In Pongo abelii isolate AG06213 chromosome X, NHGRI_mPonAbe1-v2.0_pri, whole genome shotgun sequence, one DNA window encodes the following:
- the RAI2 gene encoding retinoic acid-induced protein 2, giving the protein MDDLQSQNLSMDMTDSPPTLANNRLENGMAQLITTEAWNINSTDLVKKALVTVPAPSILNPPAESQSGMALKVAATVLQPLCLGESPVVMPIHMQVEGSSAPELNPNGNATYVMTTQGPVQLPVVLEQHVFQHLNSPLVLPQEAPCSSSTIHNNLFQGAEDPEAQPQLLDLRIPSQPQEPTLPFEAVLQNLFPSQGTLGPPPCQPPPGYAPVPPQPFSSPLSPLVPPATLLVPYPVIVPLPVPVPIPIPIPVPQSSESKFSSSFPKPPSSFGLHPFKGTQTPLEKDELKPFDILQPKEYFQFSRHTVIKMGSENEALDLSMKSVPWLKAGEVSPPIFQEDAALDLSVAAHRKSEPPPETLYDSGASVDSSGHTVMEKLPSGMEISFAPATSHEAPAMMDSHISSSDAATEMLSQPNHPSSEVKAENNIEMVGESQAAKVIVSVEDAVPTIFCGKIKGLSGVSTKNFSFKREDSVLQGYDINSQGEESMGNAEPLRKPIKSRSIKLKKVNSQEIHMLPIKKQRLATFFPRK; this is encoded by the coding sequence ATGGATGACCTGCAGTCCCAGAACCTTTCCATGGACATGACCGACTCCCCTCCTACCTTGGCTAATAATAGACTGGAGAATGGCATGGCTCAGCTGATCACCACCGAAGCCTGGAACATCAACTCCACTGACCTGGTAAAGAAGGCCCTGGTGACCGTGCCAGCCCCATCCATTCTGAATCCCCCTGCCGAGTCTCAGAGTGGCATGGCTCTGAAGGTGGCGGCCACTGTGTTGCAGCCCCTGTGCCTCGGGGAGAGCCCAGTGGTGATGCCCATTCACATGCAGGTGGAGGGAAGCTCCGCACCAGAGCTCAATCCCAATGGCAATGCCACCTACGTCATGACCACCCAGGGCCCCGTGCAACTGCCTGTGGTGCTGGAGCAGCACGTCTTTCAGCACCTCAACTCCCCTCTGGTCCTGCCGCAGGAGGCCCCATGCTCCTCCAGTACCATCCACAACAACCTCTTCCAGGGAGCGGAGGACCCCGaggcccagccccagctcctggACCTGAGGATCCCCAGCCAGCCGCAGGAGCCCACTTTGCCATTTGAAGCTGTGCTCCAGAATTTGTTTCCCTCCCAGGGCACTCTCGGGCCCCCACCCTGTCAGCCTCCTCCTGGCTATGCCCCCGTGCCTCCCCAGCCTTTTAGCTCCCCCTTGTCCCCCCTGGTCCCACCAGCCACCCTCTTGGTGCCGTATCCTGTAATCGTCCCCTTGCCTGTGCCAGTCCCTATTCCCATCCCCATTCCGGTGCCTCAGAGTTCTGAATCCAAGTTCAGCTCCAGTTTCCCCAAGCCACCATCTTCCTTCGGCCTGCACCCCTTTAAAGGCACCCAGACCCCTCTGGAAAAAGATGAACTGAAGCCCTTTGACATCCTCCAGCCTAAGGAGTACTTCCAGTTCAGCCGCCACACGGTCATTAAGATGGGAAGTGAGAACGAGGCCCTGGATCTCTCCATGAAGTCAGTGCCCTGGCTCAAGGCTGGCGAAGTCAGTCCCCCAATCTTCCAGGAAGATGCAGCCCTAGACCTGTCAGTGGCAGCCCACCGGAAATCCGAGCCTCCCCCTGAGACACTGTATGACAGTGGTGCATCAGTGGACAGCTCAGGTCACACAGTGATGGAGAAACTTCCCAGTGGCATGGAAATTTCTTTTGCCCCTGCCACATCCCATGAGGCCCCAGCCATGATGGATAGTCACATCAGCAGCAGTGATGCCGCTACCGAGATGCTCAGCCAGCCCAACCACCCCAGCAGCGAGGTCAAGGCTGAAAATAACATTGAGATGGTGGGCGAGTCCCAGGCGGCCAAGGTCATTGTCTCTGTCGAAGATGCTGTGCCTACCATATTCTGTGGCAAGATCAAAGGCCTCTCGGGGGTGTCCACCAAAAACTTCTCCTTCAAAAGAGAAGACTCCGTGCTTCAGGGCTATGATATCAACAGCCAAGGGGAAGAGTCCATGGGAAATGCAGAGCCCCTTAGGAAACCCATCAAAAGCCGGAGCATAAAGTTAAAGAAAGTGAACTCCCAGGAAATACACATGCTCCCAATCAAAAAACAACGGCTGGCCACCTTTTTTCCAAGAAAGTAA